The following coding sequences lie in one Paenibacillus durus ATCC 35681 genomic window:
- a CDS encoding glucose PTS transporter subunit IIA, producing the protein MNWLGSLQQLGRAIMLPTMVLPAAAILLSLGSLPWSAWGLASVAEAATYAGQGIFYYMPYLFAVGVALGLSNQAGPAGLAALAGMFTYDRIVMKLGDGALQPATLIGILLGIVAGIAHNRFKNIKLPEAIQFFGGSRFVLLFMGLFSALFAWLMLGVSPLIQYGLDGLLQFVDRTGGFGLFVYGVLYRVLTAFGLHHILNNVFWFQLGTFTTPDGTVVQGDLPRFFAGDPTAGSFMAGLFPIMMFALPAIAFAIIQEAREDLKPQIKKTFLRAALVCFLTGVSEQIEFAFLFASPYLFALHTIMSGLAMALTAALGIYHGFSYSAGAIDFILNLHLARRAWLLIPIGLVYGMVYYHLFRWAIRRFQIPTPGREEGSELGDWAGNIPYQAPLILQALGGKENVVQVQACITRLRLTVHNDRQIDTGALKSLGSAGIIKLGGGNVQVVFGTYSELIREEIDKLMLRDLPQVLFGAPMQGKMLPIEEVPDHIFAQKLVGDGVAFIPDKGELVSPVFGKVMHIYPTMHAIGIATPEGLEVLMHIGIDTSQLKGPFQSEVKEGDSVEPGQLLVRFDLDYLKEHAASLATPMVITNPERVKSWSYAPFKNVKKGQSSVMSVVLHESNVGGVES; encoded by the coding sequence TTGAACTGGCTCGGATCATTGCAGCAGCTTGGGAGAGCCATCATGCTTCCCACCATGGTGCTGCCGGCGGCGGCCATTCTGCTCAGCCTGGGGAGCCTGCCATGGTCTGCCTGGGGGCTGGCTTCGGTTGCCGAAGCAGCGACCTATGCGGGTCAGGGGATTTTTTACTATATGCCTTATCTGTTTGCCGTCGGGGTCGCACTCGGATTATCCAATCAAGCCGGACCCGCCGGGCTTGCGGCGCTGGCGGGAATGTTCACCTATGACCGGATTGTGATGAAGCTGGGAGACGGCGCACTGCAGCCTGCGACGCTGATCGGCATTCTGCTCGGAATTGTCGCCGGCATTGCCCATAACCGGTTTAAAAATATCAAGCTTCCAGAGGCGATCCAATTTTTCGGAGGATCGCGTTTTGTTCTGCTCTTCATGGGATTGTTCTCCGCGCTGTTCGCCTGGCTCATGCTCGGCGTCTCTCCGCTGATTCAGTATGGCCTTGACGGTCTGCTGCAGTTCGTCGACCGGACGGGAGGCTTTGGGCTGTTTGTATACGGCGTATTATACAGGGTGCTGACAGCCTTTGGGCTGCATCACATTTTGAACAACGTATTCTGGTTCCAACTGGGAACGTTTACGACGCCGGATGGCACAGTTGTTCAGGGAGATCTTCCTCGTTTTTTTGCCGGCGATCCTACAGCGGGCAGCTTCATGGCGGGACTATTTCCGATCATGATGTTCGCGCTGCCAGCCATTGCGTTTGCCATTATTCAGGAAGCCCGCGAAGATTTGAAGCCCCAGATCAAGAAGACGTTTCTGCGGGCAGCGCTCGTCTGCTTCCTGACAGGCGTGTCCGAACAGATCGAGTTCGCCTTTCTGTTCGCCTCTCCTTATCTGTTCGCTTTACATACGATCATGTCCGGTCTCGCCATGGCCCTGACGGCCGCGCTTGGAATTTATCACGGCTTTTCTTACTCGGCAGGGGCTATTGACTTTATATTGAACCTTCATTTAGCCCGGCGCGCCTGGCTGCTGATTCCGATCGGCCTCGTGTACGGAATGGTCTATTACCATCTGTTCCGCTGGGCGATCCGCCGATTTCAGATTCCGACACCAGGCCGGGAGGAAGGCTCTGAGCTTGGCGACTGGGCCGGTAATATACCGTACCAGGCACCGCTTATTTTACAAGCGCTTGGCGGCAAGGAGAACGTTGTGCAGGTCCAGGCTTGCATTACAAGGCTGAGGCTTACAGTGCATAATGACCGCCAGATCGATACGGGCGCGCTCAAGAGCCTTGGCTCCGCCGGCATCATTAAATTGGGCGGGGGGAATGTGCAGGTTGTCTTTGGGACCTACTCCGAGCTGATCCGCGAGGAAATCGACAAGCTGATGCTGCGCGATCTGCCGCAGGTGCTCTTTGGCGCCCCGATGCAGGGCAAAATGCTGCCGATTGAAGAAGTGCCCGATCATATTTTTGCGCAAAAATTGGTCGGCGACGGGGTTGCTTTTATTCCGGACAAGGGAGAGTTGGTCTCACCGGTATTCGGCAAAGTGATGCACATTTATCCCACGATGCATGCCATCGGCATTGCCACGCCGGAAGGGCTGGAGGTGCTCATGCATATCGGTATCGATACATCTCAGCTAAAGGGCCCGTTCCAGTCGGAAGTCAAAGAGGGGGATAGCGTCGAGCCCGGTCAGCTGTTGGTTAGGTTCGATCTGGACTACTTGAAGGAGCATGCCGCTTCGCTGGCCACCCCAATGGTTATTACCAATCCCGAACGCGTCAAATCCTGGAGCTACGCTCCGTTTAAGAATGTGAAAAAAGGACAATCCTCGGTGATGTCTGTCGTATTGCACGAAAGCAATGTTGGAGGGGTAGAATCATGA
- the ptsP gene encoding phosphoenolpyruvate--protein phosphotransferase: MITGIGAAAGVAIGKAFVLPNWEWSMPETQVNPVDLAQEFERLYEGIRTSKDEIEFIKKEFREVVGPEESSIFDAHLAILEDPVFMSEIRGIIERQYKAAEVAVKEAIDHFVAMFDLLDDEYMKERAVDIKDVGNRLLKHLLGAPEVTLPSDTKPYILVAKELSPSQLAHLNPNYVLGIITMAGGKTSHSSIMARALGIPLVAGLENKLQSPIQTGDFLIIDGDNGNLIINPDKATTEHYSVVRDRQREKRAQLELLSSVEAMTKDRVRMRLASNISSVKELDMALKYGAEGVGLFRTEFLYMDRKSFPTEEEQYEVYKLVAEKVGEHPVVIRTLDIGGDKHLDYFQLPEEENPFLGYRAIRICLDQKEMFKTQLTAILRASVHGNIKLMFPMISSIEEVREAKALLEEVKQDLDRQGIPYDRKLPVGIMIEVPAAVMIADFLAEEVDFFSIGTNDLVQYVLAVDRMNEQIAHLYHPYHPAVLRMIRTTVESAKAAGIGVSVCGELAGDERSLPLWLELGVTDLSMSPQALLKVKHRTLNTTASEAREVAKQCFRNREIAESEKQLTQFLDKHIIHYVMKSDA, from the coding sequence ATGATAACAGGTATAGGGGCCGCAGCAGGTGTTGCCATTGGAAAGGCCTTCGTTCTGCCGAACTGGGAATGGAGCATGCCGGAGACGCAAGTCAACCCGGTAGATCTGGCTCAAGAATTTGAGCGTTTGTATGAAGGAATCCGTACCTCCAAGGATGAGATTGAGTTTATTAAAAAAGAATTCAGAGAGGTTGTCGGTCCCGAGGAATCGAGTATTTTTGACGCTCATCTGGCGATTTTGGAAGACCCGGTATTCATGAGCGAAATCCGCGGAATTATAGAGAGGCAGTACAAAGCGGCAGAGGTGGCGGTTAAAGAGGCGATCGATCATTTCGTGGCCATGTTCGACCTGCTGGACGATGAATATATGAAGGAGCGGGCGGTCGATATCAAGGATGTCGGCAACCGGCTGCTGAAGCATCTGCTGGGGGCGCCGGAGGTTACGCTGCCTTCGGATACAAAGCCCTACATTCTGGTGGCGAAAGAGCTTTCCCCTTCACAACTGGCCCATCTGAATCCTAACTATGTGCTCGGCATAATAACGATGGCGGGAGGCAAAACGTCGCATTCCTCCATTATGGCGCGGGCGCTCGGCATTCCGCTGGTGGCTGGCCTGGAGAATAAACTCCAAAGCCCGATCCAGACCGGGGACTTCCTGATCATCGACGGGGATAACGGCAATCTGATCATTAACCCTGATAAAGCCACAACCGAGCATTACAGCGTTGTGCGCGACAGACAGCGGGAGAAGAGGGCGCAACTGGAGCTATTGTCCTCGGTGGAGGCAATGACCAAGGATAGAGTTCGGATGCGGCTCGCAAGCAATATCAGCTCCGTGAAGGAACTGGATATGGCATTAAAATACGGGGCCGAGGGCGTCGGTCTGTTCCGGACGGAATTTCTGTATATGGACAGGAAATCCTTTCCGACCGAAGAGGAGCAGTACGAGGTATACAAGCTTGTGGCGGAGAAGGTTGGCGAACATCCGGTTGTCATCCGCACCCTGGATATCGGGGGAGACAAGCATTTGGACTATTTTCAGCTTCCGGAGGAGGAGAATCCTTTCCTCGGCTACAGGGCCATCCGTATTTGCCTTGACCAGAAAGAGATGTTCAAGACGCAGCTGACGGCGATTCTGCGCGCAAGCGTACACGGCAACATCAAACTGATGTTTCCGATGATCTCTTCAATTGAAGAGGTAAGGGAAGCCAAGGCCCTGCTGGAGGAAGTAAAACAAGATTTGGACCGCCAGGGAATTCCATACGACCGCAAGCTGCCGGTTGGCATTATGATTGAGGTGCCGGCCGCGGTGATGATCGCCGATTTTTTGGCGGAAGAGGTGGACTTTTTCAGCATTGGGACGAATGATTTGGTGCAGTATGTGCTTGCGGTCGACCGGATGAACGAGCAGATTGCGCATTTATACCATCCGTATCATCCGGCAGTGCTGCGTATGATCCGCACAACCGTGGAATCTGCGAAGGCAGCAGGCATCGGCGTCAGCGTCTGCGGTGAACTGGCCGGCGACGAGCGTTCTCTCCCGCTGTGGCTGGAACTCGGTGTAACCGACCTTAGCATGTCGCCGCAGGCGCTGCTGAAGGTCAAGCACCGGACGCTGAATACG